In Salarias fasciatus chromosome 20, fSalaFa1.1, whole genome shotgun sequence, a single window of DNA contains:
- the lama5 gene encoding LOW QUALITY PROTEIN: laminin subunit alpha-5 (The sequence of the model RefSeq protein was modified relative to this genomic sequence to represent the inferred CDS: deleted 1 base in 1 codon), with amino-acid sequence MAPRPAVLLLLLLAACSAQELPAGGVNGYSLHPPYFNLAEGTKITATATCGEDDGGRPLHDLYCKLVGGPVSGDPSQTIQGQYCDICSQGDGDRAHPITNAIDGTERWWQSPPLSRSTEFNQVNVTLDLGQLFHVAYVLIKFANSPRPDLWVLERSVDFGQTFQPWQYFASSKRDCIERFGQRTIERINNDDDVVCTTEYSRIVPLENGEIVVSLVNGRPGAMNFSYSPVLREFTKATNIKLRFLRTNTLLGHLMGKALRDPTVTRRYYYSIKDISIGGRCVCNGHAEACNAKDPNDPYKLQCDCQHNTCGVSCDQCCPGYNQLPWKPATTYSANECEPCNCHRHSFDCYYDSEVDERRGSLDVHGHHRGGGVCLNCQHHTTGVNCERCIPTYYRSPDHSMDSPLACSACDCESEFTDGTCEDLTGRCFCRPNFTGDDCRSCASGFAGFPECYPVPTFPTNNNHGEAKPAGEIINCECSAAGTVDNSCRPDPRTRTCVCKPGFTGDHCDTCAPGFHGLNCQACQCSGPGCLDGSCDLVTGHSVCRSGFQGYQCDQCAPGYFNYPLCQLCGCSAVGSLPEGCDASGRCLCRPQFQGPRCEQCRSGFHSYPDCQECTCDARTSLDTSCTASGHCHCRPNYSGASCDQCAPGYYGYPGCTPCHCSADGSRYTSCDQLSGQCVCLPSVVGLRCDSCAHGSYGFPNCQAGSCHPAGSLQSSLQTPLGECECRHHVEGPACDRCKPLYWNLNPDSPEGCSNCECNLAGTVSGVAECAQDSGQCHCKPNTCSGTCSTCKDGFYNLQENNYFGCQGCRCDIGGSAGQSCGERSGQCRCRPNVEGPKCNLPRPDHYFPDLHHLKFEIEEGTMLDGRPVRFGYNQLEFPDFSWRGYAQMSPIQSRVLVSVSVGSPDLFRVVLRYANRGRSSVVGRVWVMEDGWSFFCGNCSEQSKQIVFAPSEEPTFLNVPQNSFVEPFVLNPGSWTVVIEAEGVLLDYLVLLPSAYYEAPILQIRVTEPCSYSASPRDGHNCLSYRSLSLDSFPSVSGNDASCRNDNHLPRPCPAERPTPRHPDMAVCRGHDMSVELRLRLPSPGDAVLVVEYSSEEELPQTLSVAVNAPGARAQQHRLTLLHCQYSFLCRAVAVDEQSRVSVFSLQTNTEIQLLSEHASFFLHKVFAVPREQFSMEQVKPQVHCISSHGLFAPDSSSCVASRFQTPSDSLVLKEGQSSSMQEPILPPPPPPPPPPPSHQRDEPVWVGGDRAPFGADSGDHVRLDSVQNAAVYSTRVHALGRYVFILHYHQPLHPTFPVQVYINGGRIWQGLANASFCPHASGCRDVLVSENQIILDVTDHELFLTVQIPAGRTLWLDYVLVVPERSYSSSHLSEEPLDKSYDFISSCGQNSFHIDPASASPFCLGSAVSLSAFFNNGALPCACHEAGAESDACEQLGGRCRCRPNVIGRDCSMCATGFWGFPNCRPCTCGGGRLCEPVTGDCICPPRTLRPDCTQCEPQTFGCHPVVGCEVCNCSRPGVQSPDSSCDTLSGQCRCKNNVVGRQCDRCAPGFYGYPNCRPCDCNEAGTEEDVCDSFTGQCVCKENVQGSRCDQCRVGTFHLDPTNPKGCTSCFCFGATDRCRSSDKRRTEIMNMEGWVLLGADRQEVPVTVYPGQDLVEADLSDVPDVYQDLHWHAPRTYLGDKVSSYGGYLRYRLHTQTMRGDVLTLPAEASRPDIILKGNQMTLVFLEREYSSPEDPHLGIVHIVEGSFRHARTGNSVSREELMMVLVSLESLQIRALHSQSAHSVSLRGAVLEGAEGLPNGRHANNVEICMCPANYLGDSCQKCAPGYYRDTIGLFLGKCVPCNCNGHSDRCLDGSGVCLDCQHHTAGDHCERCRGGFLGNNSLDGQAVACSSCPCPLRAPSNNFAEGCVEKSGRMQCLCMPGYAGPNCERCAPGFYGNPMVLGSGCQPCDCNGNTDPNMLFTDCHPLTGECLSCMHDTAGPHCQRCAPGFYGDAVRAKNCSRCGCSPCGAEACDPRTGECRCKPGVTGPLCDRCQDGWFGFDSCAGCRPCDCGASAALLQPCDPQSGRCACRPGVNGPGCKQCAPGFWDYGPDGCKKCECKGGRCDPRSGECRCPDGMTGKQCDSCSHRYSVPVDGERGMHCEMCDSCVIVLLEDLDKMSSEFQSVSDQLSSLNSSSMAWTQLSRLNKSVEDMARVVENYNNTLEESRTRADLLEAEIGNIHDDIDELQSKVAAMSVRAGGLQDSTASSHQRAEDLLGFINNVTMEIRNMLLMSNRSSVNETEADQDEDERARKLAEVEAMLREMRYRSCAGQKKVADREKAEAEKLLDRVNQELAGRQGENNDLAKTLRDRLNRFHSQMMDLRDALNQAVNNTARAAEINNANEKALEDNNRKIQELLSKQKEVMEQLDMAEDNVATVNDLQAALQNSKEEYEHLAAKLDGARTPLAKKVQDFAWADSKIPLVEEAERHAELLNALAMNLSSLIAETKKDGFIDVTQAYNKIINSIGEAEEAAEGAAKAANETVENMKNQNLSQLADSLRNHSVELKDEVEKLDEELNNDLKPQLEDAKRRLDDAKNKQVQTMKDLEAVQNNLNSTSNVTQDIDEAKRIAGQANSTAAQVNDALRPIKEQLDKWQQTYGDANATNDDINSALMEANNTVHKLGEALPKLMKKLDELQNHSAQMPNISENISRIRQLIQQARNAASKVSVPVKFNGKSGVQVRTPANLDDLAAYTSLKFYITLPEAERARRQNGLVKQFVFYLGNKDSSKEFLGMALEGKRLRWYFNVGGETAEVLMAEDVKSNGNFNSVVLERILQFGQMSMSSEASEGDQRVTKAYVEARGDQGLLNLLTDDTVFYVGGYPSTFKPPAPLALPNFKGCIELDTLNEEVLSLYNFDQIFRLNTTEEKPCGRSKPALTQAWVNDAAYFDGTGFAEITFTEEPSRMQRFEQEVRLLSHKGILLLLQSQDHFLCLAVLQGRLKVFYDFSGSLMELEPKDPSEDLRVADADTKALEIIILRSSPNRLVVRNNRVTLYTQTFTENIPPFSSRYYLGGGPAGQAA; translated from the exons gtTACAGTGCGATTGCCAGCACAACACCTGTGGAGTGTCATGTGACCAGTGCTGCCCAGGATACAACCAGTTACCGTGGAAACCGGCCACCACCTACAGCGCCAATGAATGTGAAC cctgtaACTGCCACCGTCACTCCTTCGACTGTTACTACGACTCGGAGGTGGACGAGCGGCGAGGCAGCCTGGACGTCCACGGACACCACCGGGGGGGCGGAGTCTGCCTCAACTGCCAG CACCACACCACCGGAGTGAACTGCGAGCGCTGCATCCCCACCTACTACCGGTCCCCGGACCACTCCATGGACTCGCCGCTGGCCTGCTCCG CCTGCGACTGCGAGTCGGAGTTCACCGACGGGACGTGTGAGGATCTGACCGGGCGCTGCTTCTGCCGGCCCAACTTCACCGGGGACGACTGCCGGTCCTGCGCCAGCGGCTTCGCCGGCTTCCCCGAGTGTTACC CCGTCCCGACGTTTcccaccaacaacaaccacgGCGAAGCCAAGCCGGCCGGAGAGATCATCA ACTGCGAGTGCAGCGCGGCGGGGACAGTGGACAACTCGTGCCGGCCGGACCCCCGGACTCGAACCTGCGTCTGTAAGCCGGGGTTCACCGGAGACCACTGCGACACCTGCGCCCCGGGGTTCCACGGACTCAACTGCCAGG cctgtcagtGCTCCGGGCCGGGCTGTCTGGACGGGTCATGTGACCTGGTCACCGGTCACAGTGTGTGTCGGAGCGGTTTCCAAGGTTACCAGTGTGACCAGTGTGCGCCGGGTTACTTCAACTACCCTCTGTGCCAAc tgtgcggctgcagcgccgtcgGCTCGCTGCCCGAAGGCTGCGACGCCTCCGGACGCTGCCTCTGCAGGCCCCAGTTCCAGGGGCCCCGATGTGAGCAGTGCCGGTCTGGGTTCCACTCCTACCCAGACTgtcaag aatgcacctgtGACGCCCGCACCTCCCTGGACACTTCCTGCACCGCCTCCGGCCACTGCCACTGCCGGCCCAACTACAGCGGGGCGTCATGTGACCAGTGCGCCCCCGGTTACTACGGTTACCCCGGCTGCACAC cctgcCACTGCTCTGCAGACGGCTCCCGGTACACCAGCTGCGACCAGCTGAgcggacagtgtgtgtgtctgcccagCGTGGTCGGCCTGAGGTGTGACAGCTGTGCACACGGCTCCTACGGCTTTCCCAACTGCCAGG CTGGAAGCTGCCATCCTGCCGGCTCGCTGCAGTCGTCCCTCCAGACGCCGCTG ggtgagtgtgagtgtcGCCACCATGTGGAGGGTCCGGCCTGCGACAGGTGTAAACCTCTGTACTGGAACCTGAACCCCGACAGCCCTGAAGGCTGCTCca actgtGAGTGTAACCTGGCCGGGACGGTGAGCGGAGTGGCTGAATGTGCTCAG GACAGTGGTCAGTGCCACTGTAAGCCCAACACCTGCAGCGGAACCTGCTCCACCTGTAAGGACGGCTTCTACAACCTGCAGGAGAACAACTACTTCggctgtcagg GCTGCCGCTGTGACATCGGGGGCTCGGCGGGTCAGTCCTGCGGCGAGAGGAGCGGCCAGTGTCGCTGCAGACCCAACGTGGAGGGGCCCAAGTGCAACCT GCCGCGTCCCGATCACTACTTCCCGGATCTCCACCACCTGAAGTTTGAGATCGAGGAGGGAACCATGCTGGACGGGCGGCCGGTGAGGTTCGGCTACAACCAGCTGGAGTTCCCCGACTTCAGCTGGAGAGGCTACGCCCAGATGTCACCGATCCAG tccagGGTCTTGGTGTCGGTGTCTGTGGGTTCTCCGGATCTCTTCCGTGTGGTTCTGCGTTATGCCAACAGGGGGCGCTCCAGCGTTGTGGGTCGGGTGTGGGTGATGGAGGACGGCTGGAGCTTCTTCTGTGGGAACT GTTCCGAGCAGTCCAAACAGATCGTCTTTGCTCCCAGCGAGGAACCGACGTTCCTCAACGTTCCTCAGAACAGCTTCGTGGAGCCGTTCGTGTTGAACCCGGGCAGCTGGACCGTGGTCATCGAGGCCGAGGGGGTCCTGCtg GATTACCTGGTTCTGCTGCCCAGCGCCTACTATGAAGCCCCCATCCTGCAGATCAGAGTGACGGAGCCCTGCAGCTACAGCGCCAGCCCCCGGGACGGACACAA ctgcctGTCCTACaggtccctgtctctggactcctTCCCCTCCGTCTCTGGAAACGACGCCAGCTGCCGTAACGACAACCACCTGCCGCGCCCCTGCCCCGCCGAGAGGCCGACCCCTCGCCATCCGGACATGGCGGTCTGCAGAGGCCACGAC ATGAGCGTGGAGCTGCGGCTCCGCCTGCCGTCTCCCGGCGACGCCGTCCTGGTGGTGGAGTACTCCAGCGAGGAAGAACTGCCGCAAACCCTGTCTGTCGCCGTCAACGCGCCGGGAGCCCGGGCGCAGCAGCACCGGCTCACCCTGCTGCACTGCCAGTACAG cttcctgtgtcGAGCCGTCGCCGTGGACGAGCAGAGCCGAGTGTCCGTCTTCTCCCTGCAGACCAACACCGAgatccagctgctgtctgagcaCGCCAGCTTCTTCCTG cacAAAGTGTTCGCGGTGCCCAGAGAGCAGTTCAGCATGGAGCAGGTGAAGCCGCAGGTCCACTGCATCAGCTCCCACGGACTCTTCGCACCTGACAG CTCGTCCTGCGTCGCCTCGCGCTTCCAGACCCCGTCCGACTCTCTGGTCCTGAAGGAGGGCCAGAGCTCGTCCATGCAGGAACCCATCCtg ccgccgcccccgccgccgccccccccgccgccctccCACCAGCGGGACGAGCCGGTGTGGGTGGGCGGGGACCGGGCGCCGTTCGGGGCGGACAGCGGCGACCACGTGCGGCTGGACTCGGTGCAG aatgcagcgGTGTACTCCACCCGGGTCCACGCCCTTGGCCGCTACGTCTTCATCCTGCACTACCACCAGCCTCTCCACCCCACCTTTCCCGTGCAGGTTTACATCAACGGAGGAAGAATCTGGCAGG GCCTCGCCAACGCGTCCTTCTGTCCTCACGCCTCCGGCTGCCGGGACGTCCTGGTCTCGGAGAACCAGATCATCCTGGACGTGACGGATCACGAGCTCTTCCTCACCGTGCAGATCCCCGCCGGGCGGACGCTGTGGCTG GACTACGTCCTGGTCGTCCCCGAGCGGAGCTACAGCTCCAGCCACCTGAGCGAAGAACCTCTGGACAAATCCTACGACTTCATCAGCAGCTGCGGCCAGAACAGCTTCCACATCGA tCCGGCCTCCGCCTCGCCGTTCTGCCTCGGCTCGGCCGTCTCGCTGTCGGCCTTCTTCAACAACGGCGCCCTGCCGTGCGCCTGCCACGAGGCGGGGGCGGAGAGCGACGCCTGCGAGCAGCTGGGCGGCCGCTGCCGCTGCAGGCCCAACGTGATTGGCCGGGACTGCTCCATGTGCGCCACGGGCTTCTGGGGCTTCCCCAACTGCAGGC CCTGTacctgcggcggcggccggctgtGCGAGCCGGTCACCGGCGACTGCATCTGCCCGCCCCGGACGCTGCGGCCCGACTGCACGCAGTGCGAGCCGCAGACGTTCGGCTGCCACCCGGTGGTGGGCTGCGAGGTCTGCAACTGCTCCCGGCCCGGCGTCCAATCCCCCGACAGCAGCTGCGACACGCTCAGCGGACAGTGCCg GTGTAAGAACAACGTGGTCGGCCGACAGTGCGACCGCTGCGCTCCTGGTTTCTACGGTTACCCAAACTGCAGACCATGTGACTGCAACGAGGCGGGAACGGAGGAGGACGTGTGTGACTCCTTCACGGGACAGTGTGTCTGCAAG gagaaCGTCCAGGGCTCGCGGTGCGATCAGTGCAGAGTTGGAACGTTCCACCTGGACCCGACCAACCCGAAGGGCTGCaccagctgcttctgcttcgGCGCCACGGACCGCTGCCGCAGCTCCGACAAGAGACGCACCGAG ATCATGAACATGGAGGGCTGGGTGCTGCTGGGCgccgacagacaggaagtgccCGTCACGGTGTACCCGGGTCAGGACCTGGTGGAGGCCGACCTGAGCGACGTGCCCGACGTCTACCAGGACCTCCACTGGCACGCGCCCCGGACCTACCTGGGGGACAAG GTGTCGTCTTACGGAGGTTACCTGAGGTACCGGCTGCACACTCAGACCATGAGAGGAGACGTGTTGACGCTTCCTGCCGAGGCCTCGAGGCCAGACATCATCCTGAAG gggAACCAGATGACGCTGGTCTTCCTGGAGAGGGAGTACTCCTCGCCTGAAGACCCCCACCTGGGAATCGTTCACATCGTGGAG GGAAGCTTCCGCCACGCCCGGACCGGGAACTCGGTGTCCCGGGAGGAGCTGATGATGGTCCTGGTGTCTCTGGAGTCCCTGCAGATCCGAGCCCTCCACTCGCAGTCGGCGCACTCCGTGTCGCTGCGCGGCGCCGTGCTGGAGGGCGCCGAGGGCCTGCCCAACGGTCGCCATGCCAACAACGTGGAGATCTGCATGTGCCCCGCTAACTACCTGGGAGACTCCTGTCAG AAATGCGCTCCTGGTTACTACAGAGACACCATCGGCCTGTTCCTGGGGAAGTGCGTCCCCTGCAACTGTAACGGACACTCGGACCGCTGCCTGGACGGCTCCGGCGTCTGCCTG GACTGCCAGCACCACACGGCGGGGGACCACTGCGAGCGCTGCCGGGGCGGCTTCCTGGGCAACAACAGCCTGGACGGCCAGGCGGTGGCGTGCTCCAGCTGCCCCTGCCCGCTGCGGGCGCCGTCCAACAA ctttGCCGAGGGCTGTGTGGAGAAGAGCGGCAGGATGCAGTGTCTGTGCATGCCGGGTTACGCCGGGCCGAACTGTGAGAG GTGCGCTCCCGGTTTCTACGGCAACCCGATGGTCCTGGGCAGCGGCTGCCAGCCGTGCGACTGCAACGGCAACACGGACCCCAACATGCTGTTCACCGACTGCCACCCGCTGACCGGCGAGTGTCTGAGCTGCATGCACGACACGGCGGGGCCGCACTGCCAGCGCTGCGCCCCCGGGTTCTACGGCGACGCCGTGCGGGCCAAGAACTGCAGCCGCTGCGGCTGCTCCCCGTGCGGCGCCGAGGCGTGCGACCCCCGCACCGGAGAGTGCCGCTGCAAGCCGGGAGTCACCGGGCCGCTCTGCGACCGCTGCCAG GACGGCTGGTTCGGCTTCGACTCGTGCGCCGGCTGCCGGCCGTGCGACTGCGGCGCCTCGGCGGCTCTGCTGCAGCCCTGCGACCCGCAGAGCGGACGGTGCGCCTGCCGACCCGGGGTCAACGGGCCCGGCTGCAAGCAGTGCGCCCCGGGGTTCTGGGACTACGGACCCGACGGCTGCAAGA AGTGTGAGTGTAAAGGCGGCCGCTGCGACCCGCGGTCCGGGGAGTGCCGCTGCCCCGACGGCATGACGGGGAAACAGTGTGACAGCTGCTCGCACAGATACAGCGTGCCGGTGGACGGCGAGCGGGGCATGCACTGCgaga tgtgtgacagctgtgtgatcgtgctgctggaggacctGGATAAGATGAGCTCAGAATTCCAGTCGGTGTCTGATCAGCTGAGCAGCCTGAACTCCAGCTCCATGGCCTGGACGCAGCTCAGCAGGCTCAACAAGTCTGTGGAGGACATGGCC cgtgTTGTGGAGAACTACAACAACACGCTGGAGGAGAGTCGGACTCGAGCCGACCTGCTGGAGGCCGAGATCGGAAACATCCACGACGACATCGACGAGCTGCAGAGCAAA gtggcTGCCATGAGCGTCCGGGCTGGCGGTCTGCAGGACAGTACCGCCAgcagccaccagagggcagaGGACCTGCTTGGCTTCATCAACAACGTTACCATGGAGATCAGGA ACATGCTGCTGATGTCGAACCGGTCGTCGGTGAACGAGACGGAGGCGGACCAGGACGAGGACGAGCGCGCCAGGAAGCTGGCGGAGGTGGAGGCCATGCTGAGGGAGATGAGGTACCGCAGCTGCGCCGGGCAGAAGAAGGTGGCCGACCGGGAGAAGGCGGAGGCGGAGAAAC TGTTGGACCGGGTCAACCAGGAGCTGGCGGGCCGTCAGGGGGAAAACAACGACCTGGCCAAGACCCTGAGGGACCGGCTGAACCGCTTCCACTCTCAGATGATGGACCTGCGCGACGCCCTGAACCAGGCGGTCAACAACACGGCCCGGGCCGCCGAGATCAACAACGCCAACGAGAAGGCCCTGGAGGACAACAAC AGGAAGatccaggagctgctgtccaAGCAGAAGGaggtgatggagcagctggacaTGGCGGAGGACAACGTGGCTACGGTTAACGACCTGCAGGCCGCGCTGCAGAACTCCAAGGAG GAGTACGAGCACCTGGCGGCGAAGCTGGACGGAGCCAGGACGCCGTTAGCCAAGAAGGTGCAGGACTTCGCCTGGGCCGACTCCAAAATccccctggtggaggaggcggagagacACGCCGAGCTGCTCAACGCCTTAGCGATGAACCTGTCCAG CCTGATTGCAGAAACCAAGAAAGACGGCTTCATCGACGTGACTCAGGCTTACAACAAGATCATCAACAGCATCGGCGAGGCGGAGGAGGCCGCCGAGGGAGCCGCCAAGGCCGCCAACGAAACCGTGGAG AacatgaagaaccagaacctgagtCAGCTGGCAGACTCGCTGAGGAACCACAGCGTGGAGCTGAAGGACGAGGTGGAGAAGCTGGACGAGGAGCTGAACAACG ACCTGAAGCCTCAGCTGGAAGACGCCAAGAGGCGACTGGACGACGCCAAAAACAAGCAAGTCCAGACCATGAAGGACCTGGAGGCAGTTCAGAACAACCTCAACTCCACCTCAA ACGTGACTCAGGACATCGACGAGGCCAAGCGGATCGCCGGCCAGGCCAACAGCACCGCCGCGCAGGTCAACGACGCGCTGCGACCCATCAAGGAGCAGCTGGACAAATGGCAGCAGACCTACGGCGACGCCAACGCCACCAACGACGACATCAACAGCGCCCTGATGGAGGCCAACAACACCG TGCACAAGCTGGGTGAAGCTCTGCCCAAGCTCATGAAGaagctggacgagctgcagaacCACTCGGCTCAAATGCCCAACATCTCAGAAAACATCAGCCGCATCCGACAGCTCATCCAGCAGGCCCGCAACGCTGCCagcaag GTGAGCGTGCCGGTGAAGTTTAACGGGAAGTCGGGCGTCCAGGTCCGAACCCCGGCCAACCTGGACGACCTGGCCGCCTACACCTCCCTCAAGTTCTACATCACCCTGCCGGAGGCGGAGCGGGCGCGGCGGCAGAACGGCCTCGTCAAACAGTTCGTCTTCTACCTCGGCAACAAGGAC TCCAGCAAGGAGTTCCTGGGGATGGCGCTGGAGGGGAAGCGGCTGCGCTGGTACTTCAACGTCGGAGGGGAGACGGCCGAGGTGCTCATGGCCGAAGACGTCAAGTCCAACGGGAACTTCAACAGCGTGGTGCTGGAGAG GATCCTGCAGTTCGGTCAGATGTCCATGTCGTCTGAAGCCTCTGAGGGCGACCAAAGAGTCACCAAAGCCTACGTGGAGGCTCGAGGCGACCAGGGGCTGCTCAACCTGCTGACCGACGACACCGTCTTCTACGTGGGAGGATATCCCAGCACCTTCAAG CCGCCCGCTCCGCTCGCCCTGCCGAACTTCAAAGGCTGCATCGAGCTGGACACGCTGAACGAGGAGGTGCTCAGCCTGTATAACTTCGATCAGATCTTCCGGCTCAACACCACCGAGGAGAAGCCGTGCGGCAG GTCCAAGCCGGCGCTGACTCAGGCCTGGGTCAACGACGCCGCGTACTTCGACGGCACGGGCTTCGCCGAGATCACCTTCACGGAGGAGCCGTCCCGCATGCAGCGCTTCGAACAGGAAGTCAGGCTGCTGTCGCACAAAggaatcctgctgctgctgcagagtcag GACCACTTCCTGTGCCTGGCCGTGCTTCAGGGCAGACTCAAGGTCTTCTACGACTTCAGCGGCTCCCTGATGGAGCTGGAGCCCAAAGACCCGTCGGAGGACCTGAGGGTCGCCGACGCCGACACCAAAGCT ctggagaTCATAATCCTGCGCTCCAGCCCGAACCGACTGGTGGTGAGGAACAACCGCGTCACGCTGTACACACAGACGTTCACGGAGAACATCCCCCCGTTCTCCAGCCGCTACTACCTGGGGGGGGGTCCCGCAGGACAAGCTGCCTGA